The following are encoded in a window of Mycobacteroides chelonae CCUG 47445 genomic DNA:
- the ectA gene encoding diaminobutyrate acetyltransferase: MGHPTQSDARHMWRIARDSGVLDVNSSYAYLLWCTDFPSTAAVARVDDKTIGFVTGYLRPSGSLMIWQVGVDAAHRGKGLAASMLAWLADSLATLQGEPLVMETTVTQSNTASRALFAGFARRRDMELTESTGFGEDLFPDAHEAEPLLRLTPLEPHKTPSHSA; the protein is encoded by the coding sequence ATTGGCCACCCAACGCAGTCGGATGCTCGCCACATGTGGCGCATCGCACGCGACTCCGGCGTATTGGATGTCAATTCTTCATACGCATACCTGTTGTGGTGCACCGACTTTCCTTCTACGGCCGCCGTCGCACGTGTTGACGACAAGACAATCGGATTCGTCACCGGATACCTCAGGCCGTCTGGATCACTGATGATCTGGCAGGTCGGGGTCGATGCGGCACACCGTGGGAAAGGACTCGCCGCCAGCATGCTGGCCTGGCTCGCAGACTCTCTCGCGACCCTGCAGGGTGAACCCCTGGTTATGGAAACCACTGTTACACAGTCTAATACCGCTTCGCGTGCGTTATTCGCCGGATTTGCCCGCCGGCGGGATATGGAGCTCACCGAGTCCACAGGATTCGGCGAGGACCTCTTTCCCGATGCACATGAGGCAGAGCCGCTATTGCGGCTCACTCCGCTGGAACCACATAAAACACCCAGCCACAGTGCCTAA
- the ectB gene encoding diaminobutyrate--2-oxoglutarate transaminase: MTAILPAQEAGLPKVINERESEVRSYCRSWPTTFASASGSWLTDTAGERYLDFFSGAGALNYGHNNPVLKTALIDYLTTDGVVHGLDMATVAKQHFLEEFERTILEPRGMDYKVQFPGPTGTNAVEAALKLARNITGRESIISFTNAFHGMTLGSLAVTGNSMKRAGAGVPLVHSTPMPYDNYFGGVTEDFQWFEKVLDDEGGGLNKPAAVIVETVQGEGGVNVARAEWLRALSDLCRAREILLIVDDVQMGCGRTGAFFSFEDAGIRPDIVTLSKSISGYGLPMALTLIRPDLDQWAPGEHNGTFRGNNPAFVTATATLQKYWRDSTFSDDVRRKGDRLHSELSALVADDDSVTVRGRGMVQGIAFADAERGSRVSKAAFERNLLVETSGPKDEVVKLLPALTTTDEQLDIGIATLRDAIAESA; encoded by the coding sequence ATGACCGCCATCTTGCCCGCTCAGGAAGCTGGGCTGCCGAAGGTCATCAACGAACGTGAATCCGAGGTGCGGAGCTATTGCCGCAGCTGGCCCACCACCTTCGCCTCCGCCTCCGGATCCTGGCTCACCGACACCGCCGGTGAGCGTTACCTGGACTTCTTCTCCGGTGCGGGCGCGCTCAACTACGGGCATAACAACCCGGTGCTCAAGACCGCCCTCATCGACTACTTGACGACCGACGGTGTGGTGCACGGTCTGGACATGGCCACCGTGGCCAAGCAGCACTTCCTTGAGGAGTTCGAGCGCACCATCCTGGAGCCGCGCGGCATGGACTACAAGGTCCAGTTCCCCGGCCCCACCGGAACCAACGCCGTAGAGGCCGCGCTCAAGCTGGCGCGGAACATCACCGGGCGCGAATCGATCATCAGCTTCACCAATGCCTTCCATGGAATGACACTGGGATCGCTGGCCGTGACGGGAAATTCCATGAAGCGGGCGGGGGCGGGCGTGCCGCTGGTGCATTCCACCCCTATGCCGTACGACAACTACTTCGGTGGTGTCACCGAAGATTTCCAGTGGTTTGAGAAGGTGCTCGACGACGAAGGCGGCGGACTCAACAAGCCTGCCGCGGTGATCGTTGAAACCGTGCAGGGCGAGGGGGGAGTCAACGTCGCTCGCGCCGAGTGGCTACGCGCGCTATCAGATCTGTGCCGCGCGCGCGAAATCTTACTGATCGTTGATGACGTTCAGATGGGTTGCGGCCGAACGGGTGCCTTCTTCTCCTTCGAAGATGCGGGCATCCGTCCGGACATCGTGACGCTGTCCAAGTCGATCAGCGGATACGGCCTGCCGATGGCACTGACCCTGATACGCCCCGATCTCGACCAGTGGGCCCCGGGTGAGCACAACGGCACCTTCCGTGGGAACAACCCCGCCTTCGTGACCGCCACCGCAACGCTGCAGAAGTATTGGCGGGATAGCACATTCAGCGATGACGTGCGCCGCAAGGGGGACCGACTCCACAGTGAGCTGTCCGCACTGGTCGCCGACGACGACTCGGTAACCGTGCGTGGCCGCGGCATGGTGCAGGGCATTGCCTTTGCCGATGCCGAGCGGGGCTCTCGAGTGAGCAAGGCCGCGTTCGAGCGGAACCTGTTGGTGGAGACTTCGGGCCCCAAGGACGAGGTCGTCAAGCTGCTTCCCGCGCTGACCACCACCGACGAGCAGCTCGACATCGGCATCGCCACCTTGCGTGATGCCATCGCCGAATCCGCCTGA
- the thpD gene encoding ectoine hydroxylase translates to MSAPAIVDRYPSRLETEQPPIIRTEPVVWGAMGEGPLAPPALTQMSEQGFLIRPSTVDDMTVSTLRNEIDRVPSQLGDDPRIIREAGSHEVRSIFEAHVLSSVVMDVACSPGVLDVAEQLLGGPVYLHQSRINAMPAFRGRGFYWHSDFETWHTEDGLPQMRTVSCSIALTVNVAYNGTLQVMPGTHRTFYPCVGATPHENHRKSLVEQEVGVPSTHTLAEAALTSGIELFLGQPGDALWFDCNLMHGSGSNISPYPRSNVFLVFNSVENAPERPFAGSEPRPEYIAARTFTPLTGRPPSIR, encoded by the coding sequence ATGAGTGCCCCCGCGATCGTCGATCGCTACCCCAGCCGTCTCGAAACCGAACAGCCTCCGATCATCAGGACGGAGCCTGTGGTGTGGGGCGCCATGGGCGAGGGGCCCCTGGCCCCGCCGGCGCTCACGCAGATGTCTGAGCAGGGATTCCTGATCAGACCGAGCACCGTCGACGACATGACGGTATCCACCCTGCGCAACGAAATCGACAGAGTGCCATCGCAATTGGGCGACGATCCACGGATCATCCGGGAGGCCGGATCGCATGAGGTGCGGTCCATCTTCGAGGCGCACGTCCTGAGCTCGGTAGTCATGGACGTCGCGTGCTCGCCGGGCGTGCTTGACGTCGCCGAGCAGCTACTGGGCGGGCCGGTCTACCTGCATCAATCGCGCATCAATGCGATGCCCGCATTCAGAGGACGCGGCTTCTACTGGCATTCGGATTTCGAGACCTGGCACACCGAAGACGGACTCCCCCAGATGCGCACCGTGTCCTGCTCAATCGCGTTGACCGTCAACGTCGCCTATAACGGCACGCTGCAGGTCATGCCGGGCACCCACCGGACCTTCTACCCATGCGTCGGTGCCACCCCGCACGAAAACCATCGGAAATCTCTGGTGGAGCAAGAGGTTGGCGTTCCATCCACCCACACCCTCGCCGAGGCCGCCCTCACCAGCGGTATCGAACTGTTCCTCGGGCAACCGGGTGATGCGCTGTGGTTCGACTGCAACCTGATGCACGGGTCGGGATCGAACATCAGCCCGTACCCGCGCTCGAACGTCTTCCTGGTGTTCAACTCGGTGGAGAACGCGCCAGAGCGCCCCTTCGCCGGATCGGAGCCTCGTCCGGAGTACATCGCTGCGCGGACATTCACGCCACTCACCGGTCGACCGCCGAGTATTCGCTGA
- a CDS encoding ectoine synthase, with translation MIVRTTQQITGTERDVSGEGWHSKRIVLADDGVGFSFHETTIDAGTVHVFHYQHHIEAVWLTAGTGTLTNLENGELFTLGPGSMYLLNGNERHQLSADTQMRMMCVFNPPVTGREVHDESGAYPAAPALS, from the coding sequence GTGATCGTCCGTACTACCCAGCAGATCACGGGTACCGAACGCGATGTCAGCGGCGAAGGCTGGCATAGCAAGCGGATCGTGCTGGCAGATGACGGCGTCGGGTTCTCCTTCCACGAGACCACCATTGACGCGGGCACTGTCCACGTCTTCCATTACCAGCATCACATCGAGGCGGTGTGGCTTACCGCCGGTACCGGTACGTTGACCAACCTGGAGAACGGTGAACTGTTCACACTCGGGCCGGGCAGCATGTATCTGCTCAACGGCAATGAGCGACACCAGCTTTCCGCCGATACCCAGATGCGCATGATGTGTGTGTTCAATCCTCCTGTCACCGGGCGGGAGGTCCACGACGAGTCCGGCGCATACCCTGCCGCGCCTGCGCTCTCATGA
- a CDS encoding MerR family transcriptional regulator, with protein sequence MSRPAPTEPTVNIGEAAALYGLSPSTLRWWEKQGVLNSPVQHSGRRTYTERDLRRIGIAYLCCITGMMPLRQAAVVTSHSAQPDTWRVAVTEQVAEISTRIEQLNRAREYLNHLLSCQNEDIVDCPYLDGELRIRTPRGRAAGNNLVSAARGTCYESPSVRDEIPAEMHTSCDFCGSELITHGKGRPARYCSPACKQRAYRQRHGMK encoded by the coding sequence ATGTCCAGACCAGCACCCACCGAACCCACCGTGAACATCGGCGAGGCCGCGGCCCTCTACGGCCTCAGTCCGTCGACCCTGCGGTGGTGGGAGAAGCAGGGCGTCTTGAATTCGCCGGTACAGCACAGCGGACGCCGCACCTACACCGAACGAGACCTGCGGCGCATCGGCATCGCATACCTGTGCTGCATCACCGGGATGATGCCGCTGCGCCAGGCGGCCGTCGTGACATCGCATTCGGCGCAACCAGATACCTGGCGCGTCGCGGTCACCGAACAGGTCGCCGAGATCTCCACGCGTATCGAACAGCTCAATCGCGCACGCGAATACCTGAACCACCTGCTGTCCTGCCAGAACGAGGACATCGTCGATTGCCCCTATCTCGATGGTGAGCTCCGCATCCGCACCCCCCGTGGCCGCGCTGCCGGCAATAACCTGGTATCCGCGGCGCGCGGCACCTGTTACGAATCCCCTTCAGTTCGTGACGAAATACCCGCCGAGATGCACACGAGCTGCGATTTCTGCGGCTCCGAGCTGATCACGCACGGGAAGGGACGGCCTGCACGCTACTGCTCCCCCGCCTGCAAACAGCGCGCCTACCGGCAGCGGCACGGTATGAAATGA
- a CDS encoding Dyp-type peroxidase, translating into MTPRSLSRRGLIVGGGAAAALTAGAGLSAWSAQSQAARPQGAPAVEPFHGEHQAGITTAPQSHALFLALDLLPGSSTDEQSTQENLRSVLRLWTTDAARLTQGLPALADTEPELATTTARLTITTGLGPSVFAKAGLANRCPASARDFPAFATDKLDKRWCGGDLLLQICADDMLVVAHAARVLLKNVRSLATERWRQTGFRTPRAEDSSGGTMRNLMGQVDGTVNPTVPELDTLLWHQGDDHQWLRGGTLLVLRRITMDLDGWDQLDVKLRDLVMGRRAANGAPLTGEKESDEPDLEMTRGGIPVIPATSHVALARHRNPHEKFLRRPYNFDDAPLPGSSSNSGLIFAAYQRDIATQFVPVQRRLAERDEFNQWNTAVGSAVFVMPPGTAEDGYLGRTLLD; encoded by the coding sequence ATGACACCTCGTTCTCTGTCCCGACGGGGACTCATTGTCGGCGGCGGCGCAGCGGCCGCCCTCACCGCGGGCGCTGGGCTCTCGGCATGGTCGGCCCAGTCCCAAGCAGCACGGCCACAAGGCGCACCTGCTGTCGAACCGTTCCATGGAGAGCATCAGGCGGGGATCACCACCGCCCCGCAGTCGCACGCGTTGTTCCTCGCCCTGGATCTACTACCTGGCAGCAGCACAGACGAACAGTCGACTCAAGAGAATCTACGGTCGGTCTTACGTCTGTGGACCACCGACGCGGCCAGATTGACCCAGGGCCTGCCCGCTCTCGCCGACACCGAGCCGGAATTGGCAACGACCACAGCACGATTGACCATCACGACGGGCTTGGGCCCGTCGGTGTTCGCCAAGGCCGGCCTGGCCAACAGATGTCCCGCCTCGGCACGCGACTTCCCGGCGTTCGCCACCGACAAACTCGACAAACGTTGGTGCGGAGGAGATCTCCTGCTGCAGATTTGCGCCGACGACATGCTGGTGGTGGCGCATGCGGCGCGGGTTCTCTTGAAGAATGTGCGCTCGCTAGCCACCGAACGCTGGCGCCAGACCGGATTCCGGACACCACGCGCGGAAGATTCCTCTGGGGGCACCATGCGCAACCTCATGGGACAAGTCGACGGCACGGTGAACCCCACCGTGCCCGAGCTCGACACTCTGCTGTGGCACCAGGGCGATGATCATCAATGGCTCAGGGGCGGAACGCTTTTGGTCCTGCGCAGGATCACCATGGACCTGGACGGATGGGACCAGCTAGACGTCAAGCTCCGCGACCTGGTGATGGGCCGGCGAGCAGCCAACGGTGCGCCACTGACCGGCGAGAAGGAATCCGACGAACCCGACCTGGAGATGACCCGTGGTGGCATCCCCGTAATACCGGCGACCTCACATGTCGCCCTGGCCCGCCACCGCAATCCGCACGAGAAATTCCTGCGCCGTCCGTACAACTTCGACGACGCTCCGCTGCCCGGCTCTTCGTCGAACTCGGGCCTGATTTTCGCCGCCTATCAACGTGATATCGCCACGCAGTTCGTCCCGGTTCAGCGACGGTTGGCCGAACGCGACGAGTTCAATCAGTGGAACACCGCAGTCGGATCTGCCGTCTTCGTCATGCCGCCGGGCACCGCTGAGGACGGATATCTCGGCCGGACACTGCTTGACTAG
- a CDS encoding ABC transporter ATP-binding protein/permease, translated as MGRGFQGAVLRGLGARDHVATVVGTSQVAPNCVRLTMSAPTLFEDLLHTPAEWLRFWFPDPEGGATEHQRAYTIVSTDAEVGEFAIDVVIHEPAGPACRWAGAAQPGMTIPVVAFGSARFEVPEDLPAGFLLIGDSASIPAINSILAALPADVDVEVYLERHSPDDELIPLTEHPRRVLHWVDRVDETSLAGAIEARDWSNWYAWAGSEGGSLKHLRKRLKEQFGFPKADVHAAAYWTFGRAMGSRRGDTDTQQAPVAKPAAPKPAAENPAAPPEPAVPQGRWRSQAAGELLAPVKKQMIAGGVLQAIITMVELAPFVVLVELTRQLLAGADESRLWHTGFIFLTLLVLGAALGAALTVWMHVVEIRFSADVRQRLLSKLSRVPLGWFTQRGSGSVKKLIQDDTLSLHYLITHAIPDAVAAVVGPVAVLIYLFAVDWRLALVLLIPILIYLVTTATMMFQSGPKIIEASRWSERMSGESAAYLEGQPVIRIFGGSAASSFKRKLDGYLSFLNEWQQPFIGKKTFMDLVTRPTTFLWLIAGAGTLFVVAGAMEPTTLLPFLVLGTTFGTRLLGIAYGLGGIRGGVEAARHIAVALGETELTEQASEGHAGETSVSFDAVTFGYRPGVPVIHGVDLRLRPGTVTALVGPSGSGKSTLASLLARFHDVDGGAICIDGTDIRALSADELYTKVGFVFQDVQLVAGTVRENIALARPEATDTQIHTAARDAQIHERILRLPNGYDTVLDTNTQLSGGEKQRLTIARALLADTPILILDEATAFADPESEYLVQQALGRLVHNRTVLVIAHRLHTIADADQIVVLDQGHLVETGTHTQLLSNNGRYRRLWDARLQEPSSVLAGENI; from the coding sequence ATGGGTAGAGGTTTCCAGGGTGCGGTGCTGCGCGGGCTTGGGGCGCGTGATCACGTAGCCACTGTCGTCGGTACCAGTCAGGTCGCACCGAATTGTGTGCGACTGACGATGTCGGCACCCACCCTTTTCGAGGACCTGCTACACACGCCGGCCGAATGGCTGCGGTTCTGGTTCCCTGATCCCGAGGGTGGCGCCACTGAGCATCAGCGGGCGTACACGATCGTCTCCACGGATGCCGAGGTCGGCGAGTTCGCGATCGATGTGGTGATCCACGAGCCCGCCGGGCCCGCCTGCCGGTGGGCGGGGGCGGCCCAGCCCGGAATGACCATTCCGGTAGTGGCTTTCGGCTCAGCACGTTTTGAGGTTCCCGAGGATCTTCCGGCCGGATTCCTGCTGATCGGCGATTCGGCGTCTATCCCGGCGATCAACTCCATCCTGGCCGCGCTGCCCGCCGATGTGGATGTCGAGGTCTATCTGGAACGCCACAGCCCCGACGATGAGCTCATCCCGCTGACCGAGCATCCCCGGCGGGTTCTGCACTGGGTGGACCGCGTCGATGAAACCTCACTGGCGGGCGCGATCGAGGCCCGTGACTGGTCCAACTGGTACGCCTGGGCCGGCTCGGAGGGGGGCTCGCTCAAACATCTGCGCAAGCGCCTCAAAGAACAATTCGGATTCCCCAAGGCCGACGTGCATGCCGCCGCCTACTGGACCTTCGGGCGCGCCATGGGCAGCCGCCGCGGAGACACCGATACTCAGCAGGCACCCGTCGCGAAGCCCGCTGCTCCCAAGCCCGCCGCCGAGAATCCTGCCGCTCCCCCCGAACCTGCAGTGCCCCAAGGCCGCTGGCGTTCGCAGGCTGCCGGGGAATTGTTGGCGCCGGTCAAGAAGCAGATGATCGCCGGTGGTGTGCTGCAGGCGATCATCACCATGGTCGAGCTGGCACCGTTCGTGGTGCTCGTCGAGCTCACCCGCCAGCTGCTGGCCGGGGCCGACGAATCCCGCCTATGGCACACCGGATTCATCTTCCTGACACTGCTGGTACTCGGCGCCGCTCTCGGCGCGGCCCTCACCGTCTGGATGCACGTCGTCGAAATACGGTTCAGCGCCGATGTTCGGCAACGGCTCCTGTCGAAGCTCTCTCGGGTTCCGTTGGGGTGGTTCACGCAACGCGGTTCCGGATCGGTCAAGAAGCTGATTCAGGACGACACCTTGTCGCTGCATTATCTGATCACTCACGCGATCCCCGATGCGGTGGCCGCCGTCGTGGGGCCGGTGGCGGTGCTGATCTACCTCTTCGCCGTCGACTGGCGCCTTGCACTCGTGCTTCTCATCCCCATTCTGATCTACCTCGTGACGACGGCGACCATGATGTTCCAGAGCGGCCCGAAGATCATTGAGGCCTCGCGCTGGAGCGAGCGGATGAGCGGAGAATCGGCCGCCTATCTTGAAGGCCAGCCGGTGATCCGGATCTTCGGCGGCTCGGCAGCGTCCTCGTTCAAGCGCAAGCTGGACGGATACCTGTCCTTCCTCAATGAATGGCAACAGCCCTTCATCGGGAAGAAGACCTTTATGGATCTGGTTACCCGGCCCACCACGTTCCTGTGGTTGATCGCCGGGGCCGGCACCTTGTTTGTCGTCGCGGGGGCCATGGAGCCCACTACCCTGCTGCCATTCCTGGTGCTCGGCACCACCTTCGGCACCCGCCTGCTGGGAATCGCCTACGGCCTCGGCGGTATTCGTGGTGGCGTGGAGGCCGCGCGGCATATCGCGGTTGCCCTCGGCGAGACCGAATTGACCGAGCAGGCTTCCGAGGGGCATGCCGGGGAGACGTCGGTCTCGTTTGATGCGGTGACGTTTGGGTATCGGCCGGGGGTGCCGGTTATTCATGGTGTGGATCTGAGGTTGCGGCCGGGAACTGTGACGGCGCTGGTGGGTCCGTCCGGCTCGGGTAAATCGACGTTGGCTTCGCTGCTGGCACGTTTCCATGACGTCGATGGCGGTGCTATCTGCATCGATGGCACCGATATTCGTGCCCTGAGCGCCGATGAGCTCTACACCAAGGTCGGATTCGTGTTCCAGGACGTGCAACTGGTCGCCGGAACCGTCCGCGAAAACATCGCACTGGCCCGCCCCGAAGCCACCGACACCCAGATCCACACCGCCGCCCGCGACGCACAGATCCATGAACGAATCCTGCGGCTACCCAACGGCTATGACACCGTCCTGGACACCAACACCCAACTGTCCGGCGGCGAAAAACAACGCCTCACCATCGCCCGCGCCCTGCTGGCCGACACCCCCATCCTGATCCTGGACGAAGCCACCGCCTTCGCCGACCCCGAATCAGAATATTTGGTGCAACAAGCCCTGGGCCGGCTCGTTCACAACCGCACCGTGCTCGTCATCGCCCACCGACTACACACCATCGCCGACGCCGACCAGATCGTGGTCCTGGACCAGGGCCACCTCGTAGAAACCGGCACCCACACGCAGCTGCTATCCAACAACGGGCGCTACCGGCGCTTGTGGGACGCACGCCTGCAAGAACCCTCGAGCGTCCTTGCCGGAGAGAACATCTGA
- a CDS encoding FUSC family protein: MTPSAPESPDPLPQIARARSILFSAPPAGRRWSIGLRAGAAVAVPGALVVAAGYPNAALYVTYGAFAVLYGEGRPYRVRAAVVATAGAALLLIAMLGAVVGTHAPGGVANKVAIILTLTAVAVPVVYTVDALRLGPPGALFFVLVCGGALGATEWGVDPIKILVCASLGAVAAVAVSMVGAVVDLHKPERVAVQRAVDAVDGYAQPGNATVDARHAAGLAISSAWTALHDAGISTRSDSPLVATMLDTHRRFTETAVGTKMVLDHVIPGDHVLVVRPSIWYRLRRSVRFRSHATITAGRVGIACLGAGVISSAVGLTRPQWAILSALVIVHLGPDRLHGTVRGLHRFAGTVIGLGLFAVLYQLSLTGYALIAAIATLQFCTELFLPRNYAVAVMFVTPIALLSAGVVTLHGSVTSIVRDRLAETLIGVAVAMASMYLIAPRAHRRTFTFTEARIRQAALALVASARVQPAHDAAYAEARDLSFELEGAIRAGVHSAHNEPDWLQAHWPAHAALIHHGYDLVAACWATPPGAMLADPDRWERCFSSKD; the protein is encoded by the coding sequence GTGACCCCGTCCGCGCCTGAATCGCCGGATCCGCTGCCGCAGATCGCCCGGGCCCGTTCCATCCTGTTCTCCGCGCCGCCGGCGGGCAGGCGGTGGAGCATCGGCTTACGCGCCGGCGCCGCCGTCGCCGTTCCCGGGGCGCTCGTGGTGGCCGCCGGGTATCCGAATGCGGCACTCTATGTCACCTACGGCGCCTTCGCCGTCCTCTACGGCGAGGGACGCCCGTACCGGGTACGTGCCGCCGTCGTCGCCACCGCGGGAGCGGCGCTGCTTCTTATCGCAATGCTCGGCGCCGTCGTCGGCACCCATGCCCCCGGCGGCGTCGCCAACAAGGTGGCCATCATCCTCACTCTGACGGCCGTCGCGGTCCCGGTCGTGTACACCGTGGACGCGCTTCGGCTTGGTCCGCCGGGTGCCCTGTTCTTCGTGCTGGTGTGCGGCGGCGCGCTCGGCGCGACCGAATGGGGTGTGGATCCGATCAAGATTCTTGTCTGCGCAAGCCTGGGAGCCGTTGCAGCGGTGGCTGTTTCGATGGTCGGTGCCGTGGTTGACCTTCACAAACCGGAACGTGTCGCCGTGCAGAGGGCAGTCGATGCGGTTGACGGCTACGCACAGCCAGGCAACGCGACGGTCGACGCACGCCACGCCGCGGGACTGGCGATCTCCTCAGCCTGGACCGCCCTGCATGACGCGGGAATCTCCACCCGGTCGGATTCGCCCCTGGTGGCCACGATGCTCGACACCCATCGTCGGTTCACCGAAACCGCCGTCGGCACCAAGATGGTGCTCGATCACGTCATCCCGGGCGACCACGTCCTGGTGGTCCGGCCCAGTATTTGGTACCGGTTGCGCCGCTCGGTGCGGTTCCGTTCACACGCCACCATCACCGCCGGACGCGTCGGCATCGCCTGCCTTGGCGCCGGAGTCATCAGTTCCGCTGTCGGGCTGACACGCCCGCAATGGGCGATCCTGAGCGCTCTCGTGATCGTCCATCTGGGTCCGGACCGGCTACACGGAACGGTGCGCGGACTACACCGCTTCGCGGGAACGGTGATCGGGCTCGGCCTCTTCGCAGTGCTGTACCAGCTTTCCCTCACCGGGTACGCGCTCATCGCCGCCATCGCGACATTGCAGTTCTGCACCGAGCTTTTCCTGCCACGCAACTACGCCGTCGCCGTCATGTTCGTGACGCCCATCGCACTGCTGTCGGCGGGCGTGGTCACCTTGCACGGGTCCGTCACCTCGATCGTGCGCGACCGCCTCGCGGAGACGCTGATCGGTGTCGCCGTCGCCATGGCGTCCATGTATCTGATCGCGCCGCGTGCCCATCGCCGGACCTTCACATTCACCGAGGCCCGGATCCGACAGGCGGCATTGGCTCTGGTCGCGAGTGCCCGCGTGCAGCCCGCCCACGACGCGGCGTACGCAGAAGCACGCGACCTATCCTTCGAACTCGAGGGCGCTATCCGGGCGGGCGTTCACAGCGCACACAACGAGCCCGACTGGCTGCAGGCCCACTGGCCCGCACACGCCGCACTCATTCACCACGGATACGACCTGGTGGCCGCCTGCTGGGCCACTCCTCCCGGCGCGATGCTCGCCGACCCCGACCGCTGGGAGCGCTGCTTCAGCAGCAAGGACTGA
- a CDS encoding MFS transporter, with the protein MGNATEWYDYGVYAATTTFLTQAFFPTLGTAFTMLGYAISFLLRPLGGMIWGPLGDRLGRKSVMAITIVLMALSTTLIGVLPSWATIGAAAPALMILLRVIQGFSTGGEYGGAATFMAEFAPDKKRGKYGSFLEFGTLGGFATGAAFVLVLDATLSAQDMHSWGWRIPFLIALPMGLIGWYLRSRLDDPPLFKEMQEHEPQGQETAFERLKDLVRDYKRPMIVMMLLVIALNITNYTLLSYQPTYLKTRLGMSETEGQMVVLIGEVAMMAFLPFCGALSDRVGRKPMWLFSLIGLLVLALPMFWLMGQGFAWAIVGFAVLGLLYIPQLSTITATFPCMFPTQVRYAGFAISYNISTAAFGGTAPLVNDLMVDATGWDLFPAAYLMLACAVGLCALPFLIETAGASIAGTDIPCADPDEAETAPPDDVTVRA; encoded by the coding sequence ATGGGAAACGCCACGGAGTGGTACGACTATGGCGTCTATGCGGCTACAACCACCTTCCTGACGCAGGCGTTCTTCCCGACCCTGGGCACCGCGTTCACGATGCTCGGATACGCGATCTCGTTCCTGCTGCGGCCCCTCGGCGGGATGATCTGGGGCCCATTGGGCGACAGGTTGGGCCGTAAAAGCGTCATGGCCATCACCATCGTGCTGATGGCGCTGTCCACCACACTCATCGGTGTGCTGCCCAGCTGGGCGACAATCGGTGCCGCCGCGCCTGCTCTGATGATCCTGCTGCGGGTCATCCAAGGTTTCTCCACCGGCGGCGAATATGGCGGCGCGGCCACGTTTATGGCCGAGTTCGCGCCCGATAAGAAACGCGGCAAGTACGGTTCATTTCTCGAGTTCGGCACCTTGGGCGGTTTTGCAACAGGCGCCGCCTTCGTCCTGGTCCTCGATGCCACCCTCAGCGCGCAGGACATGCACTCCTGGGGCTGGCGCATTCCGTTCCTCATCGCGCTCCCGATGGGCCTCATCGGTTGGTATCTACGGAGCCGCCTCGATGATCCACCCTTGTTCAAGGAGATGCAGGAGCACGAGCCGCAGGGCCAGGAGACTGCGTTTGAGCGGCTCAAGGATCTGGTGCGTGACTACAAACGCCCCATGATCGTGATGATGCTGCTGGTCATCGCGCTGAACATCACCAATTACACCCTGCTGAGCTATCAGCCGACCTACCTGAAGACCCGGCTCGGGATGAGTGAGACCGAAGGGCAGATGGTCGTCCTCATCGGCGAGGTCGCCATGATGGCATTTCTACCCTTCTGCGGCGCACTCTCCGACCGCGTCGGACGCAAACCCATGTGGCTGTTCTCCCTGATCGGGCTTCTTGTCCTCGCGTTGCCTATGTTCTGGCTCATGGGGCAGGGATTCGCTTGGGCAATAGTCGGTTTCGCGGTGCTCGGGTTGCTGTATATACCGCAGCTCTCCACCATCACCGCGACCTTCCCCTGCATGTTTCCCACCCAGGTGCGATACGCGGGCTTTGCGATTTCCTACAACATATCGACCGCCGCGTTCGGCGGTACTGCGCCACTGGTGAACGACCTCATGGTCGATGCGACCGGATGGGATCTCTTCCCCGCCGCCTACCTGATGCTGGCCTGCGCCGTCGGGCTATGCGCCCTACCTTTCCTCATCGAGACGGCCGGGGCCTCGATCGCCGGAACAGATATCCCCTGCGCGGATCCCGATGAGGCCGAAACAGCCCCACCGGACGACGTCACCGTTCGCGCCTGA